A region from the Xenopus laevis strain J_2021 chromosome 4S, Xenopus_laevis_v10.1, whole genome shotgun sequence genome encodes:
- the LOC108715166 gene encoding serine/threonine-protein phosphatase 2A 56 kDa regulatory subunit beta isoform — protein METKLPITPTSPSSPGLSPVLAADKVDGFSRRSLRRSRQRRSHSSSQFRYQSKQQELTPLPPLKDAPVSELHDLFCKKLQQCSVIFQFMDCVADLKGKEIKRAALNELVECVATNRGVLIEPVYPEVIKMISVNIFRTMPPIDNPEFDPEEDEPNFEPSWPHLQLVYEFFLRFLESQDFQPSLAKRYVDQKFVLMLLELFDSEDPREREYLKTILHRVYGKFLGLRAYIRKQCNNIFLRFIYETERFNGVAELLEILGSIINGFALPLKSEHKQFLVRVLIPLHSVKSLSVFHAQLAYCAVQFLEKDSSLTEHVIRGLLKYWPKTCTQKEVMFLGELEEILDVIEPSQFVKIQEPLFKQIARCVSSPHFQVAERALYFWNNEYILSLIEENCHTVLPLIFGTLYQVSKEHWNQTIVSLIYNVLKTFMEMNGKLFDELTASYKLDRQQELKREKERQELWRKLDELRLKKMNGLEEAQMNQLNLQHSRASKS, from the exons GACTGTCCCCTGTTCTGGCTGCAGATAAAGTGGACGGTTTCTCTCGACGCTCCCTCCGCCGATCCCGCCAACGTCGCTCACACAGCTCCTCCCAGTTCCGCTACCAGAGCAAACAGCAGGAGCTGACGCCTTTGCCCCCTCTCAAAG ATGCCCCCGTCTCCGAGCTTCACGACTTGTTCTGTAAGAAACTGCAGCAGTGCTCTGTTATCTTCCAGTTTATGGACTGCGTGGCTGATCTCAAAGGCAAAGAGATCAAAAGGGCAGCACTGAATGAGTTGGTAGAGTGCGTCGCAACAAACAGGGGAGTTCTAATAGAGCCCGTCTACCCTGAGGTCATTAAGATG ATATCAGTGAATATATTTCGGACAATGCCACCTATTGATAACCCAGAGTTTGACCCTGAAGAAGATGAGCCAAATTTTGAGCCCTCGTGGCCCCATTTACAG TTGGTGTATGAATTCTTTCTTCGGTTCCTGGAGAGTCAAGACTTTCAGCCTTCTTTGGCCAAGAGATATGTGGACCAGAAGTTTGTCCTCATG CTCCTAGAGCTTTTTGACAGTGAAGACCCAAGAGAGAGGGAATATCTGAAAACCATCCTACACCGTGTATATGGGAAATTCCTCGGTCTCCGAGCTTATATCAGGAAACAGTGCAACAACATCTTCCTCAG ATTCATCTATGAGACAGAGCGGTTCAACGGGGTGGCTGAGCTACTGGAAATTCTAGGCAG TATAATCAATGGGTTCGCTTTACCTCTGAAGTCTGAGCACAAACAGTTTCTCGTGCGGGTTTTGATACCTTTGCACTCTGTAAAATCCCTCTCCGTATTTCATGCTCAG CTTGCCTATTGTGCTGTGCAGTTCCTGGAAAAAGATTCTTCATTAACAGAACAT GTTATTCGAGGTTTGTTAAAATACTGGCCAAAAACCTGCACTCAGAAAGAG GTGATGTTCCTGGGAGAACTGGAGGAGATCCTAGATGTGATCGAACCCTCTCAGTTTGTGAAGATCCAGGAACCTCTCTTCAAGCAGATTGCCCGCTGTGTCTCCAGCCCACATTTCCAG GTCGCAGAGAGAGCCCTTTATTTTTGGAATAATGAATACATCCTTAGCCTCATAGAAGAGAATTGTCACACCGTACTTCCCTTGATATTCGGAACCCTCTACCAGGTCTCCAAAGAGCACTGGAACCA GACAATTGTCTCCCTGATTTATAACGTTCTCAAGACTTTTATGGAGATGAATGGAAAACTGTTTGATGAGCTTACGGCATCTTATAAGCTTGACAGACAACA GGAGTTGAAGCGTGAGAAGGAGCGCCAAGAGCTGTGGAGAAAGTTGGATGAACTCCGTCTCAAGAAAATGAATGGTCTTGAGGAGGCACAGATGAACCAGCTCAATTTACAGCACAGCCGGGCCAGTAAAAGTTAG